The nucleotide sequence aaaataaacagccTATTAGAAAACAATGAGCAAGGGATATGAACAGTCAATGCGCAGAAGAAAAACCCAAAGGGCCAATCAACAGgtaagatgctcaacctcacctCTAATTAGGGAgtcccaaatgaaatgaaaacaacaatgagCTATCCCCCAAAGGAGCAGGACATATTTCCATATCCATGTAGGAGCCAGATTGTTACAGGTGCACTCTGTGCCCTGGTGATAGATGGCCCAAAGGGCTTGACCCAATGGTGAGAGGAGTCTTCACGGGGAAGCTTTCTCCAGAGTACAAGGCAACGGCCGGCCTGTGTGAGTTCTCTGGTGTTCTGTGAGGTGTGCTTTCCGGcaaaaggctttcccacattcttgaCATTCAAAGGGTCTCTCTCCTGTGTGAATTCGCTGATGTTCAATGAGGCGTACTTTCACATAGAAGGCATTTCCACATTCactacattcataaggtttctctcccgTGTGAGTCTTCTGGTGTTGACAAAGGGATTTCTTCATACTGAAGATTTTTCCACATTCActacattcatagggcttctctcctgaATGCattctctgatgttcaatgaGGCGTGCTTTGACATAAAAGGCATTACCACATTTATTACactcataaggtttctctcctgtgtgaattcGCTGGTGTATCCCAAGAGATGAGTGCACCCGGAACGATTTCCCACATTCGTTACACTGATAGGGTTTTTCAcctgtgtgagttctctgatgATTATTGAGAGTCATCTTCATTCTGAAGAATTTCCCACATTCGtcacatttatagggtttctcgcCTGTGTGAATTCTTTGATGTTGATTTAGGGATTTCTTCGCACGGAAGTTTTTCCCACAGTCACcacattcatagggcttctcccCTGTGTGAGTTCTCTGGTGTTGGGTAAGGGATGTCTTAACGCGAAATGTTTTCCTACATTCActgcattcatagggtttctcccctgtgtgagttctctgatgAATCGTGAGGGTTGCCTTCTCAGAAAAGGTTTTCCCACATTCAGTACATTCATAGGGTCTCTCCCCTGTGTGTGTTCTCCAATG is from Equus asinus isolate D_3611 breed Donkey chromosome X, EquAss-T2T_v2, whole genome shotgun sequence and encodes:
- the ZNF157 gene encoding zinc finger protein 157 isoform X1, with product MPANGRSPQGFPGLLPAQPGRSFEGSVSFEDVAVDFTRQEWHRLDPAQRTMHKDVMLENYSNLASVGLCVAKPEMIFKLERGEELWILEEDSSGHGYPGSLSLLCGNSSVGDNALRHDNDLRHQKIPTLDQTIDYDGYGKVFYKKIGFVGHKRTHTGNKNFECHECGKTYCRKSNLIEHLRIHTGERPYKCGECVKTFSARSYLIAHQKTHTGEKPFECNECGKSFGRKSQLILHWRTHTGERPYECTECGKTFSEKATLTIHQRTHTGEKPYECSECRKTFRVKTSLTQHQRTHTGEKPYECGDCGKNFRAKKSLNQHQRIHTGEKPYKCDECGKFFRMKMTLNNHQRTHTGEKPYQCNECGKSFRVHSSLGIHQRIHTGEKPYECNKCGNAFYVKARLIEHQRMHSGEKPYECSECGKIFSMKKSLCQHQKTHTGEKPYECSECGNAFYVKVRLIEHQRIHTGERPFECQECGKAFCRKAHLTEHQRTHTGRPLPCTLEKASP
- the ZNF157 gene encoding zinc finger protein 157 isoform X2; this encodes MIFKLERGEELWILEEDSSGHGYPGSLSLLCGNSSVGDNALRHDNDLRHQKIPTLDQTIDYDGYGKVFYKKIGFVGHKRTHTGNKNFECHECGKTYCRKSNLIEHLRIHTGERPYKCGECVKTFSARSYLIAHQKTHTGEKPFECNECGKSFGRKSQLILHWRTHTGERPYECTECGKTFSEKATLTIHQRTHTGEKPYECSECRKTFRVKTSLTQHQRTHTGEKPYECGDCGKNFRAKKSLNQHQRIHTGEKPYKCDECGKFFRMKMTLNNHQRTHTGEKPYQCNECGKSFRVHSSLGIHQRIHTGEKPYECNKCGNAFYVKARLIEHQRMHSGEKPYECSECGKIFSMKKSLCQHQKTHTGEKPYECSECGNAFYVKVRLIEHQRIHTGERPFECQECGKAFCRKAHLTEHQRTHTGRPLPCTLEKASP